In a single window of the Pseudomonas oryzihabitans genome:
- a CDS encoding acetyl-CoA carboxylase carboxyltransferase subunit alpha — protein MNPNYLDFEQPIADLQAKIEELRLVGNDNALNISDEIARLQEKSQALTKSIFSDLSSWQVARLARHPLRPYTLDYISYLFSDFEELHGDRHFADDPAIVGGVARLEDRPVMIIGHQKGREVREKVRRNFGMPRPEGYRKACRLMEMAERFKMPILTFIDTPGAYPGIDAEERGQSEAIAWNLRVMARLKTPIIATVIGEGGSGGALAIGVCDQLNMLQHSTYSVISPEGCASILWKTAEKAPDAAEAMGITAERLKSLNIVDQVIDEPLGGAHRDPQAMAASLRTALLEQLDELKGYDLPALLERRYERLMSYGIS, from the coding sequence ATGAACCCGAACTATCTCGATTTCGAACAGCCCATCGCCGATCTCCAGGCCAAGATCGAAGAACTTCGACTGGTCGGTAACGACAATGCGCTGAACATCAGTGACGAGATCGCCCGGTTGCAGGAGAAGAGCCAGGCGCTCACCAAGAGCATCTTCAGCGACCTGTCGAGTTGGCAGGTGGCCCGTCTGGCGCGTCATCCGCTGCGTCCCTACACCCTGGATTACATCAGCTACCTCTTCAGCGATTTCGAAGAGCTGCATGGCGACCGTCACTTCGCCGACGATCCGGCCATCGTGGGTGGCGTCGCCCGCCTGGAAGACCGTCCGGTAATGATCATCGGCCATCAGAAGGGCCGCGAAGTGCGCGAGAAGGTGCGGCGCAACTTCGGCATGCCGCGTCCGGAAGGCTATCGCAAGGCTTGCCGTCTGATGGAAATGGCCGAGCGTTTCAAGATGCCGATCCTGACCTTCATTGATACCCCCGGTGCCTACCCGGGCATCGATGCCGAAGAGCGTGGCCAGAGCGAGGCCATCGCCTGGAATCTGCGCGTCATGGCGCGTCTGAAGACTCCCATCATCGCCACCGTGATCGGCGAGGGTGGTTCCGGCGGCGCCCTGGCCATTGGCGTCTGCGATCAGCTCAACATGCTCCAGCACTCCACCTACTCGGTGATTTCGCCGGAAGGCTGCGCCTCCATCCTGTGGAAGACCGCCGAGAAGGCCCCCGATGCCGCCGAGGCCATGGGCATCACCGCCGAGCGGCTGAAGAGCCTGAACATCGTCGACCAGGTGATCGACGAGCCCCTGGGCGGTGCCCACCGCGATCCCCAGGCCATGGCCGCCAGCCTGCGCACCGCGCTGCTGGAACAGCTGGACGAACTCAAGGGCTACGATCTGCCGGCGCTGCTGGAGCGTCGTTACGAGCGCCTGATGAGCTACGGCATTTCCTGA
- the tilS gene encoding tRNA lysidine(34) synthetase TilS yields MSLLDRLHARLERQPPTRHWRVGFSGGLDSTVLLHLFARLRERGLLVELQAIHVHHGLQAVADTWVSHCAQVCQALAVPLDILHVRTDQAASLERAAREARYAAFARVLPAEGCLVLGQHRDDQLETLLHRLVRGTGVKGLAGMPDARPLAAGRLWRPLLDEPRAALLAYARNEKLDWIEDPSNADIQLDRNYLRHEVLPRLRTRWPGVDQVMARSARHLAEADELLGELASLDLLRAWRGEQPFAWVPLPSLALAPLQTLSEARQRNALRAWLERLTRQPDSAHWAGWQALREGGEASDPCWRLEGGSVRRGAGRIWWVPDAWQAEPLPAALNGQETTLELGGNGRLIFVGRPAESGWRIGYRQGGERLRIPGRGARDLKRLLNEQAVPPFLRGRLPLLWRGDELLAVANLHGLDGLPGGGRLEWQPADGMGGFELG; encoded by the coding sequence ATGAGTCTGCTGGATCGGCTGCACGCCCGGCTGGAGCGGCAGCCGCCCACTCGTCACTGGCGGGTGGGTTTCTCTGGCGGACTCGACTCCACCGTCCTGCTGCACCTGTTCGCGCGCCTGCGCGAGCGTGGCCTGCTCGTCGAGCTGCAGGCGATACACGTGCACCATGGCCTGCAAGCCGTTGCGGATACCTGGGTCAGTCATTGCGCCCAGGTCTGTCAGGCATTGGCGGTTCCCCTCGATATCTTGCACGTGCGCACCGATCAGGCAGCCAGTCTCGAACGTGCCGCACGCGAGGCGCGCTATGCCGCCTTCGCACGGGTCCTGCCCGCGGAGGGCTGCCTGGTGCTCGGCCAGCACCGCGACGATCAGTTGGAGACGCTGCTGCATCGCCTGGTGCGTGGCACGGGTGTGAAGGGGCTGGCCGGCATGCCGGATGCGCGGCCGCTGGCTGCCGGTCGTCTCTGGCGCCCCTTGCTGGACGAGCCACGGGCCGCGCTGCTGGCCTATGCCCGGAACGAAAAGCTGGACTGGATCGAGGATCCCAGCAACGCCGACATCCAGCTGGATCGCAATTATCTGAGACACGAGGTGCTGCCCCGGCTGCGCACTCGCTGGCCAGGTGTCGACCAGGTCATGGCGCGCAGCGCTCGGCATCTGGCCGAGGCCGATGAGCTGCTGGGCGAGCTGGCCAGCCTGGATCTGCTGCGGGCTTGGCGAGGGGAGCAGCCCTTTGCCTGGGTGCCGCTGCCAAGCCTGGCTCTGGCGCCCCTGCAGACCCTGAGCGAGGCACGCCAGCGCAATGCCTTGCGCGCCTGGCTGGAACGTCTGACGCGCCAGCCTGACAGCGCCCATTGGGCCGGCTGGCAGGCGCTGCGCGAGGGGGGTGAGGCCAGCGATCCCTGCTGGCGCCTGGAAGGCGGCAGCGTGCGCCGTGGCGCTGGGCGGATCTGGTGGGTGCCGGATGCCTGGCAGGCCGAGCCGCTACCTGCGGCCTTAAACGGACAGGAAACCACCCTGGAGCTCGGGGGCAATGGCCGGCTGATATTCGTCGGTCGGCCTGCCGAATCCGGCTGGCGGATCGGCTATCGGCAGGGGGGCGAGCGGCTGCGGATCCCTGGTCGGGGCGCCCGTGATCTCAAGCGATTGCTCAATGAGCAGGCGGTGCCGCCGTTCCTACGCGGCCGTTTGCCGCTGCTCTGGCGAGGCGACGAACTGCTGGCCGTGGCCAATCTGCATGGCCTGGATGGTCTGCCAGGGGGAGGGCGGCTTGAGTGGCAGCCCGCAGACGGCATGGGTGGGTTTGAGCTGGGATGA
- a CDS encoding CTP synthase, translating into MTRFIFVTGGVVSSLGKGIASASLGAILEARGLKVTMLKLDPYINVDPGTMSPFQHGEVFVTHDGAETDLDLGHYERFIRTTVTQNNNFTTGRIYMDVLRKERRGDYLGATVQVIPHITDEIKRRIIKGAGDADVALVEIGGTVGDIESQPFLEAIRQLRVEIGARRAMLMHLTLVPYIATAGETKTKPTQHSVKELRSIGLQPDVLICRSDHTVDSSSRRKIALFTNVEERAVISLEDVDTIYRIPSVLHAQGLDEFVIERFGLECQPADLSEWDRVVDAKLNPEQEVTIAMVGKYMELLDAYKSLIEAMNHAGIQSRTKVNLRYIDSEHIEQQGTHLLKGVDAILVPGGFGLRGVEGKIATVQYARENKIPYLGICLGMQVAVIEFARNVLGWKDANSTEFDKASGHPVVGLITEWQDSTGATEIRTEGSDLGGTMRLGAQECQLISGTQVHDCYGQDVIVERHRHRYEVNNNLLPQIQAAGLKISGRSGDGALVEVVEAPDHPWFVACQFHPEFTSTPRDGHPLFSGFVNAALRYAKKD; encoded by the coding sequence ATGACGCGCTTTATTTTCGTCACGGGCGGTGTTGTTTCTTCTTTGGGGAAAGGCATCGCCTCGGCCTCCCTGGGCGCCATTCTGGAAGCGAGAGGGCTGAAGGTCACCATGCTCAAGCTGGATCCGTACATCAACGTGGATCCCGGCACCATGAGCCCCTTCCAGCACGGCGAGGTGTTCGTCACCCATGACGGCGCCGAAACCGACCTGGACCTGGGCCACTACGAGCGGTTCATCCGCACCACCGTGACCCAGAACAACAACTTCACCACCGGTCGCATCTACATGGACGTGCTGCGCAAGGAGCGCCGCGGCGACTACCTGGGCGCCACCGTGCAGGTGATCCCGCACATTACCGACGAGATCAAGCGGCGCATCATCAAGGGCGCTGGCGATGCCGATGTGGCCCTGGTGGAGATCGGCGGTACCGTCGGCGACATCGAGTCGCAGCCCTTCCTCGAAGCCATCCGCCAGCTGCGGGTAGAGATCGGGGCGCGTCGCGCCATGCTGATGCACCTGACCCTGGTGCCCTACATCGCTACCGCCGGCGAGACCAAGACCAAGCCGACCCAGCATTCGGTCAAGGAACTGCGCTCCATCGGCCTGCAACCCGATGTGCTGATCTGCCGTTCCGACCACACCGTCGACAGCTCCTCCCGTCGCAAGATCGCCCTCTTCACCAACGTCGAAGAGCGCGCGGTCATCTCCCTGGAAGACGTCGACACCATCTACCGCATCCCCTCGGTGCTGCATGCCCAGGGTCTGGACGAATTCGTCATCGAGCGCTTCGGCCTGGAGTGCCAGCCGGCCGATCTGTCCGAGTGGGATCGCGTGGTGGATGCCAAGCTCAATCCCGAGCAGGAAGTCACCATCGCCATGGTCGGCAAGTACATGGAGCTGCTCGACGCCTACAAGTCGCTGATCGAGGCCATGAACCACGCCGGTATCCAGAGCCGCACCAAGGTCAACCTGCGCTACATCGATTCCGAGCACATCGAGCAGCAGGGTACCCATCTGCTCAAGGGCGTCGATGCCATCCTCGTTCCCGGCGGCTTCGGCCTGCGCGGCGTGGAAGGCAAGATCGCCACCGTGCAGTACGCCCGCGAGAACAAGATTCCCTATTTGGGCATCTGCCTGGGCATGCAGGTGGCGGTCATTGAATTCGCCCGTAACGTGCTGGGCTGGAAAGACGCCAACTCCACTGAATTCGACAAGGCCAGCGGTCACCCCGTGGTCGGCCTGATCACCGAATGGCAGGATTCCACTGGCGCCACCGAGATCCGCACCGAAGGCTCCGATCTGGGCGGCACCATGCGCCTGGGCGCTCAGGAATGTCAGCTGATCAGCGGCACCCAGGTACATGACTGCTATGGCCAGGACGTCATCGTCGAGCGCCATCGTCATCGCTACGAGGTCAACAACAACCTGCTGCCGCAGATCCAGGCCGCCGGCCTGAAGATCTCCGGTCGTTCGGGCGACGGTGCCCTGGTGGAAGTGGTGGAAGCCCCGGATCATCCTTGGTTCGTCGCCTGCCAGTTCCACCCAGAGTTCACCTCCACCCCGCGTGATGGCCATCCGCTGTTCAGCGGCTTCGTCAACGCCGCCCTGCGCTACGCCAAGAAGGATTGA
- the kdsA gene encoding 3-deoxy-8-phosphooctulonate synthase, translating to MTAQNIVRVGNIEIANDKPFVLFGGMNVLESRDLAMQVCEQYVKVTEKLGIPYVFKASFDKANRSSVTSYRGPGMEAGLRIFEELKATFGMPVITDVHEPYQAAPVAAVCDIIQLPAFLSRQTDLVVAMAKTDAVINIKKAQFLAPQEMKHILAKCEEAGNDQLILCERGSSFGYNNLVVDMLGFGIMKSFGYPVFFDVTHALQMPGGRSDSAGGRRAQVTDLAKAGMSQGLAGLFLEAHPDPEHAKCDGPCALRLDKLEPFLAQLKALDELVKSFTPIETA from the coding sequence ATGACCGCTCAGAATATCGTCCGCGTCGGCAACATCGAGATCGCCAACGACAAGCCCTTCGTGCTGTTCGGCGGCATGAATGTGCTGGAATCCCGTGACCTGGCCATGCAGGTGTGCGAGCAATACGTCAAGGTGACCGAGAAGCTGGGTATCCCCTATGTCTTCAAGGCCAGCTTCGACAAGGCCAACCGCTCATCGGTAACCAGCTACCGTGGTCCCGGCATGGAGGCTGGCCTGCGCATCTTCGAAGAGCTCAAGGCCACCTTCGGCATGCCGGTGATCACCGACGTCCACGAGCCCTACCAGGCTGCCCCGGTGGCGGCGGTGTGCGACATCATCCAGCTGCCGGCCTTCCTCTCGCGGCAGACCGATCTGGTAGTGGCCATGGCCAAGACCGATGCCGTGATCAACATCAAGAAGGCCCAGTTCCTCGCGCCCCAGGAGATGAAGCACATCCTCGCCAAGTGCGAAGAAGCCGGTAACGACCAGCTGATCCTCTGCGAGCGTGGTTCCTCCTTCGGCTACAACAACCTGGTGGTCGACATGCTCGGCTTCGGCATCATGAAGAGCTTTGGCTACCCGGTGTTCTTCGACGTGACCCATGCCCTGCAGATGCCGGGCGGGCGCTCCGATTCCGCCGGCGGCCGCCGTGCCCAGGTCACCGACCTGGCCAAGGCCGGCATGAGCCAGGGCCTTGCCGGTCTGTTCCTCGAAGCCCATCCGGATCCTGAACACGCCAAGTGCGACGGCCCCTGTGCCTTGCGCCTGGACAAGCTGGAGCCTTTCCTGGCCCAGCTCAAGGCACTGGACGAGCTGGTGAAGTCGTTCACGCCGATCGAAACTGCCTAA
- the eno gene encoding phosphopyruvate hydratase, which translates to MANIVDIKGREVLDSRGNPTVEADVILDNGIVGRATAPSGASTGSREALELRDGDKSRYLGKGVLKAVGNINGPIRDLLLGKDPSDQKALDRAMIELDGTDNKAKLGANAILAVSLAAAKAAAEDQDLPLYAHIANLNGTPGQYSMPVPMMNIINGGEHADNNVDIQEFMVQPVGAKSFADALRVGAEIFHHLKAVLKARGLSTSVGDEGGFAPNLASNADALAAIAEAVKNAGYELGTDVTLALDCASSEFYKDGQYDLSGEGKAFDANGFADYLAGLTEQFPIISIEDGMDESDWAGWKALTDKIGSKVQLVGDDLFVTNTKILKEGIEKGIGNSILIKFNQIGSLTETLEAIQMAKAAGYTAVISHRSGETEDSTIADLAVGTAAGQIKTGSLCRSDRVSKYNQLLRIEEQLGAKAPYRGRAEFRS; encoded by the coding sequence ATGGCTAACATCGTCGACATCAAGGGACGTGAGGTCCTGGATTCCCGCGGCAACCCCACCGTTGAAGCGGACGTGATCCTGGACAACGGTATCGTCGGTCGCGCCACCGCGCCGTCCGGCGCGTCCACCGGTTCGCGCGAGGCACTGGAGCTGCGCGACGGCGACAAGAGCCGCTATCTGGGCAAGGGCGTGCTGAAGGCCGTGGGCAACATCAACGGGCCGATCCGCGACCTGCTGCTGGGCAAGGATCCGAGCGACCAGAAGGCGCTGGACCGCGCCATGATCGAACTGGACGGTACCGACAACAAGGCCAAGCTGGGCGCCAACGCCATCCTGGCCGTGTCCCTGGCCGCTGCCAAGGCCGCCGCCGAAGACCAGGACCTGCCGCTCTACGCCCACATCGCCAACCTGAACGGCACCCCCGGCCAGTACTCCATGCCGGTGCCGATGATGAACATCATCAATGGCGGCGAGCATGCCGACAACAACGTCGACATCCAGGAATTCATGGTCCAGCCGGTCGGGGCCAAGAGCTTCGCCGACGCCCTGCGCGTGGGTGCCGAGATCTTCCATCACCTGAAAGCCGTGCTCAAGGCCCGTGGCCTGAGCACTTCCGTGGGTGACGAAGGCGGCTTCGCACCGAACCTGGCCTCCAACGCCGATGCCCTGGCTGCCATCGCCGAAGCGGTGAAGAACGCCGGCTACGAGCTGGGCACCGACGTGACCCTGGCCCTGGATTGCGCCTCCAGCGAGTTCTACAAAGACGGCCAGTACGACCTGTCCGGTGAAGGCAAGGCCTTCGACGCCAACGGTTTCGCCGACTACCTGGCCGGCCTGACCGAGCAGTTCCCGATCATCTCGATCGAAGACGGCATGGACGAGTCCGACTGGGCGGGCTGGAAGGCCCTGACCGACAAGATCGGCAGCAAGGTACAGCTGGTGGGCGACGATCTGTTCGTCACCAACACCAAGATCCTCAAGGAAGGCATCGAGAAGGGCATCGGTAACTCGATCCTGATCAAGTTCAACCAGATCGGCTCCCTGACCGAGACCCTGGAAGCCATCCAGATGGCCAAGGCCGCCGGCTACACCGCGGTGATCTCCCACCGCAGCGGCGAAACCGAAGACTCCACCATCGCCGACCTGGCCGTAGGTACCGCCGCCGGTCAGATCAAGACCGGCTCGCTGTGCCGTTCCGACCGCGTCTCCAAGTACAACCAGCTGCTGCGTATCGAAGAGCAACTGGGTGCCAAGGCACCGTACCGCGGCCGTGCCGAGTTCCGTAGCTAA
- a CDS encoding septum formation initiator family protein, protein MRSPYWLFPFLLLLLGGLQYRLWVGDGSFAQVRELKQQIADQNGENKRLLERNEILEAEVVELKKGMETVEERARHELGMVKQGETLFLQSK, encoded by the coding sequence ATGCGAAGTCCCTACTGGCTGTTCCCCTTCCTGCTCCTGCTGCTTGGCGGTCTTCAGTATCGCCTGTGGGTTGGTGATGGCAGCTTCGCCCAGGTGCGCGAACTCAAGCAGCAGATCGCCGACCAGAATGGCGAGAACAAACGCCTGCTGGAGCGCAACGAGATTCTCGAAGCCGAGGTCGTCGAGCTCAAGAAAGGCATGGAGACCGTCGAGGAGCGTGCCCGCCACGAACTCGGCATGGTCAAACAAGGCGAAACCCTCTTCCTGCAATCCAAATAA
- the ispD gene encoding 2-C-methyl-D-erythritol 4-phosphate cytidylyltransferase — protein MSLLPSFWAVIPAAGVGARMRADRPKQYLDLCGRSLLERTLDCFLDHPRLRGLAVSLAPEDPWWPTLPCATDARILRAPGGRERADSVLGGLLLLAEQGATDGDWVLVHDAARPNLRRDDLDRLLAELAQDPVGGLLGVPARDTLKRVGRDGRVSETVDRSQVWLAYTPQMFRLGALRDALCAGLAAGAAITDEASAMEWAGHAPRLVEGRVDNIKVTTPEDLQRLQVVFAEA, from the coding sequence ATGTCCCTGCTGCCTTCCTTCTGGGCGGTCATTCCCGCCGCGGGTGTGGGCGCGCGAATGCGTGCCGACCGGCCCAAGCAATACCTCGACCTGTGCGGCCGCAGCCTGCTGGAGCGCACCCTCGACTGTTTTCTCGATCATCCCCGTCTACGCGGCCTGGCGGTGAGCCTGGCGCCGGAAGATCCCTGGTGGCCGACGCTACCCTGCGCCACCGATGCCCGTATCCTTCGTGCACCGGGCGGTCGCGAGCGCGCCGACTCGGTACTCGGCGGCCTGCTGCTGCTAGCCGAGCAGGGTGCCACCGACGGCGACTGGGTGCTGGTGCATGACGCGGCGCGGCCCAATCTGCGACGTGATGACCTGGATCGGCTGCTGGCCGAACTGGCCCAGGACCCGGTGGGTGGCCTGCTGGGCGTGCCGGCGCGGGATACCCTCAAGCGTGTCGGGCGCGATGGCCGGGTGAGCGAAACCGTGGATCGCAGCCAGGTGTGGCTAGCCTACACACCGCAGATGTTCCGCCTCGGCGCCCTGCGCGATGCCCTCTGCGCCGGCCTAGCCGCGGGCGCCGCCATCACCGACGAGGCCTCGGCCATGGAATGGGCCGGCCATGCGCCGCGTCTGGTCGAGGGCCGGGTGGACAACATCAAGGTCACCACCCCCGAAGACCTGCAGCGACTGCAAGTTGTCTTCGCCGAGGCCTAG
- a CDS encoding LysR substrate-binding domain-containing protein, whose product MMGWEGIDEFVAVANTLHFGQAADRLGTSTSHVSRQVARLEERLQARLLYRSTRSVALTEAGHTFLQHCRRLQEARDEALREVSDLSSQPKGLIRMTCAVTYGERFVVPLVNDFLARHPEVSLELDLTNRTVDLLHEGYDLAIRLGRLADSRLVATRLAPRELYLCAAPSYLERFGAPHTLSELSRHRCLVGTSDIWSFRENEREVLHRVQGSWRCNSGQAVLDAALRGFGLCQLPDYYVQPHLARGELRALLDNRQPPNSAVWALYPQRRFLSPKIRLLVEHLKQGLGAERLGGRSLSRG is encoded by the coding sequence ATCATGGGCTGGGAGGGCATCGATGAGTTCGTCGCGGTGGCAAATACCCTGCACTTTGGCCAGGCCGCCGATCGCCTGGGGACCTCCACTTCCCACGTCAGTCGCCAGGTGGCACGGCTGGAGGAGCGCCTGCAGGCTCGGCTGCTCTACCGCAGCACCCGCAGCGTGGCCCTCACCGAGGCCGGCCACACCTTCCTGCAACACTGCCGTCGCCTGCAGGAGGCCCGCGACGAAGCCCTGCGCGAGGTCAGCGACCTCTCCAGCCAGCCCAAGGGGCTGATCCGCATGACCTGCGCCGTGACCTATGGCGAGCGTTTCGTCGTGCCGCTGGTCAATGACTTCCTTGCCCGCCATCCCGAGGTGAGCCTGGAACTGGACCTGACCAATCGCACCGTCGACCTGCTCCACGAGGGTTACGACCTGGCCATCCGCCTGGGTCGCCTGGCCGATTCCCGCCTGGTGGCGACGCGGCTGGCGCCGCGGGAGCTCTACCTGTGCGCCGCCCCCAGCTATCTGGAGCGCTTCGGGGCGCCCCATACCCTGTCGGAACTGAGCCGCCATCGCTGCCTGGTCGGCACCAGCGACATCTGGAGCTTTCGCGAAAACGAGCGCGAGGTGTTGCACCGCGTCCAGGGCTCCTGGCGCTGCAACAGCGGCCAGGCGGTATTGGACGCCGCGCTGCGTGGCTTCGGTCTGTGCCAGCTGCCGGACTACTACGTGCAGCCGCATCTGGCGCGCGGCGAGCTGCGCGCGCTGCTGGACAACCGTCAGCCGCCCAATAGCGCGGTCTGGGCCCTGTATCCGCAGCGGCGCTTTCTCTCGCCAAAGATTCGCCTGCTGGTGGAGCATCTCAAACAGGGACTGGGCGCGGAGCGCCTGGGCGGCCGCTCCCTATCCAGGGGGTGA
- a CDS encoding S-(hydroxymethyl)glutathione dehydrogenase/class III alcohol dehydrogenase encodes MIKSRAAVAFAPNEPLKIVEVDVEPPKAGEVLIRIVATGVCHTDAYTLSGQDSEGVFPCILGHEGGGIVEAVGEGVTSVAVGDHVIPLYTAECGQCKFCKSGKTNLCSSVRATQGKGLMPDGTTRFSYNGEPIYHYMGCSTFSEYTVLPEVSVAKIPAEAPLEKVCLLGCGVTTGIGAVLNTAKVEEGATVAVFGLGGIGLAAIIGAKMAKASRIIAIDINPSKFDIARELGATDFVNPKDHQKPIQEVIVELTDGGVDYSFECVGNVNLMRAALECCHKGWGESVIIGVAGAGQEISTRPFQLVTGRVWRGSAFGGVKGRSELPGYVRKAQSGEIPLDTFITHTMGLEQINEAFELMHEGKSIRTVVHY; translated from the coding sequence ATGATCAAGTCCCGCGCCGCTGTAGCCTTCGCGCCCAATGAGCCTCTGAAGATCGTCGAAGTGGACGTCGAGCCGCCCAAGGCCGGCGAGGTGCTCATCCGCATCGTCGCCACCGGCGTCTGCCATACCGATGCCTACACCCTGTCCGGCCAGGATTCCGAGGGCGTCTTTCCCTGCATCCTCGGTCACGAAGGCGGTGGCATCGTCGAAGCAGTGGGCGAGGGCGTGACTTCGGTCGCCGTCGGCGATCACGTCATCCCGCTGTATACCGCCGAGTGCGGCCAGTGCAAATTCTGCAAATCCGGCAAGACCAACCTCTGCAGCTCGGTACGCGCGACCCAGGGCAAGGGCCTGATGCCCGATGGCACCACCCGCTTCTCCTACAACGGTGAGCCGATCTATCACTACATGGGCTGCTCGACCTTCTCCGAGTACACCGTGCTGCCAGAGGTGTCGGTCGCCAAGATCCCCGCCGAGGCGCCACTGGAAAAGGTCTGCCTGCTGGGTTGTGGCGTCACCACTGGCATCGGCGCCGTGCTCAACACCGCCAAGGTGGAAGAGGGCGCCACCGTCGCCGTCTTCGGTCTGGGCGGCATCGGCCTGGCCGCTATCATTGGCGCCAAGATGGCCAAGGCCAGCCGCATCATCGCCATCGACATCAACCCCTCCAAGTTCGACATCGCCCGTGAACTGGGCGCCACCGACTTCGTCAATCCCAAGGATCACCAGAAGCCGATCCAGGAAGTCATCGTCGAGCTGACCGACGGCGGCGTCGACTACAGCTTCGAGTGCGTCGGCAACGTCAACCTGATGCGTGCGGCCCTGGAGTGCTGCCACAAGGGCTGGGGCGAGTCGGTGATCATCGGCGTGGCCGGTGCCGGCCAGGAGATCAGCACCCGGCCGTTCCAGCTGGTGACCGGTCGCGTCTGGCGCGGCAGCGCCTTCGGTGGCGTCAAGGGCCGTAGCGAGCTGCCCGGCTATGTGCGCAAGGCGCAGAGCGGCGAGATTCCGCTGGATACCTTCATCACCCACACCATGGGCCTGGAGCAGATCAACGAAGCCTTCGAGCTGATGCACGAAGGCAAGAGCATCCGCACCGTCGTCCACTACTGA
- the fghA gene encoding S-formylglutathione hydrolase, protein MTMSLELLSSNKSFGGWHKRYRHRARSLDCDMTFAVYLPPQAEARSDLPVLYWLSGLTCTDENFMQKAGAQRLAAELGLVLVAPDTSPRGEGVPDDPEKAWDFGLGAGFYINATQQPWARHYRMHDYVVEELPALIEANFPVSDRRGVSGHSMGGHGALICALRHPGRYRSVSAFSPIVNPLDCPWGHKAFSNYLGEDRSTWAEWDACALLEKAEERLPLLVDQGEQDSFLAEQLKPQALQRAAGAVGHPLELRLQPGYDHSYFFVASFIDDHLRHHAAALSTP, encoded by the coding sequence ATGACCATGAGTCTCGAACTGCTCTCCAGCAACAAGAGTTTCGGCGGTTGGCACAAACGCTATCGCCACCGTGCCCGCAGTCTCGACTGCGACATGACCTTCGCCGTCTATCTGCCGCCCCAGGCGGAAGCTCGTAGCGATCTGCCAGTACTCTACTGGCTGTCGGGCCTGACCTGTACCGACGAGAATTTCATGCAGAAGGCCGGTGCCCAGCGCCTGGCCGCCGAGCTGGGCCTGGTGCTGGTGGCGCCGGACACCAGTCCGCGGGGTGAAGGGGTACCCGACGATCCCGAGAAAGCCTGGGATTTCGGCCTGGGCGCCGGCTTCTACATCAATGCCACCCAGCAGCCCTGGGCCAGGCACTACCGCATGCACGACTACGTGGTCGAGGAACTGCCGGCGCTGATCGAGGCCAACTTCCCGGTCTCGGATCGCCGTGGCGTCAGCGGGCACTCCATGGGCGGCCATGGCGCCCTGATCTGCGCCCTGCGTCATCCGGGCCGCTATCGCTCGGTGTCGGCCTTCTCGCCCATCGTCAATCCGCTGGATTGCCCCTGGGGCCACAAGGCCTTCTCCAACTATCTGGGCGAGGATCGCAGCACCTGGGCGGAGTGGGACGCCTGTGCGCTACTGGAAAAGGCCGAGGAGCGTCTGCCGTTGCTGGTCGACCAGGGCGAGCAGGACAGCTTCCTTGCCGAACAGCTCAAGCCCCAGGCCCTGCAACGGGCGGCGGGTGCCGTCGGCCATCCCCTCGAACTGCGCCTGCAGCCGGGCTACGACCACAGCTATTTCTTCGTCGCCAGCTTCATCGACGACCATCTGCGGCATCATGCGGCGGCCCTGTCGACCCCCTGA
- the ispF gene encoding 2-C-methyl-D-erythritol 2,4-cyclodiphosphate synthase, producing the protein MRIGHGFDVHAFGEGDFITLGGIRIPHHLGLVAHSDGDVLLHALADALLGAAALGDIGKHFPDTDPRFKGADSRMLLRHVVGLVREQGWKVGNVDGTIAAQAPKMAPHIEAMRQAIAEDLQVELGQVNVKATTTERLGFVGREEGIAVHAVALLLPL; encoded by the coding sequence ATGCGCATAGGTCACGGTTTCGACGTTCACGCCTTCGGCGAGGGCGACTTCATTACCCTCGGTGGCATTCGTATTCCCCACCACCTTGGCCTGGTCGCCCACTCCGATGGCGACGTGCTGTTGCATGCCCTGGCCGACGCCCTGTTGGGCGCCGCGGCCCTGGGCGACATCGGCAAGCATTTCCCCGATACCGATCCGCGCTTCAAGGGCGCCGACAGCCGGATGCTACTGCGCCATGTAGTCGGCCTGGTGCGCGAGCAGGGCTGGAAGGTCGGCAACGTCGACGGCACCATCGCGGCCCAGGCGCCGAAGATGGCGCCGCACATCGAGGCCATGCGCCAGGCCATCGCCGAGGACCTGCAGGTCGAGCTGGGCCAGGTCAACGTCAAGGCCACCACCACCGAGCGCCTGGGTTTCGTCGGGCGCGAAGAGGGCATCGCCGTGCACGCCGTGGCCCTGTTGCTGCCGCTATGA